CCAAGGGAGAGCCGCGGAAAATGTATTGTTTTCGGTTTTGGTAAAAGATGGTGACGTGATCCCGGGGAATTCGCATTTTGATACTACGAAAGGACACATCGAAATTAGAAAAGCCCACGCCATCGACTGTACCGTGGATGAAGCTTTTGACATTGAAGATCCACATCTTTTTAAAGGAAATATCGATTTAAAAAAATTAGAGGAAGTTTATAAAACGTATCCGAAAGAAAAAATTCCTTTCTGTCTCATCACGATCACGTGTAATTCTTCAGGTGGGCAACCGGTTTCTCTGGAAAATATGAGAGCCGTAAAAGAACTCTCGGATCGTTATGGAATTCCGATTTATTTCGATTCGGCAAGATTTGCAGAAAATGCTTATTTCATAAAAATGAGAGAAAAAGGTCAGGAAAATCGAACCATAAAAGAAATTGCAAAAGAAGCATTTTCTTATGGCGTTGGAATGACGATGAGCTCAAAGAAAGATGGTTTAGTGAACATCGGTGGATTTATCGCTCTAAACGATGCGGAGATTTTCAAAAAAGCTTCCAACTTCACCATTATTTTTGAAGGATTCATTACGTATGGCGGAATGGCCGGCAGAGATATGGCAGCATTAGCGGTTGGTCTGAATGAAGCCACAGAATTTGAATACTTAGAAAGCCGTATTTCACAGGTGGAATATCTGGGAAATAAATTGATCGAATTCGGAATTCCGGTTCAGAAACCGATTGGTGGCCACGCTGTTTTCATTGATTCTTTAAGCTTTTTACCAAATATTCCACGGGAAGAATATCCTGCGCAAACTTTGGCAAATGAAATTTACAAAGAAGCGGGTATCCGAACCGTAGAAATCGGTACCTTACTGGCAGACCGTGATCCTGTAACCCGAGAAAACCGTTATCCAAAACTGGAACTTGTGCGCCTGGCAATTCCACGAAGAACGTACACAAACAATCACATGGATTATATCGCGGCCGCCATTAAAAATGTATACGATCGCAGAAATGAAATTAAAAAAGGCTACAAGATCGTCTGGGAATCTGAAATTCTAAGACACTTTACAGTTCAACTTGAAAAAGCATAATCGTTTAAATTATCGATTTTAATTGATCAATTATGAAAGTCGTTTCTCCCGAAACGGCTTTTTTTGTTATAATGAAATTAATCTCAGAATATTCTTATTATTTTCTATTTTTGAATAAACTAAAGAAATGAGCCACGGAAAATTAAGAGAAGAAAAAAACTGTCTGAATTGTGGGCATTTTGTAGCAGAAAAATTCTGTCCAAACTGTGGACAGGAAAACACCGAAACACGGAAACCCTTTCACTATTTATTTACTCACTTTGTAGAAGATTTAACTCATTATGATGGCCAGTTTTGGGGAACAATTAAAAATCTTCTCTTGAAACCCGGTAAACTAACCGAAACTTATTTAGAAGGAAAAAGGCAACGTTTTGTTCCGCCTGTAAAACTGTATATTTTTATCAGTTTTATTACTTTCTTTTTGTTTGCACTTTTCCCACCTTTTCATCTTGATTTTGAGGCAAAAGCTGATTCTAAAAATAAAAAAGAAAAAACAATTTTTGCTCAGGCTGCAATTTCTCAGACTCAAAAAATAGTAGACAGCCTGAAAGCAAAAGAGAATAAGACGTATGAAGATTCGGTGCAAATTGAAAAACTCTCAGCAATTGTAGGAGATTCGGCTACTATTAACAATTTTCAAGAGCAATTGAATTTAGACAAAGGTTTAGAGGAGGATTTTCCTTATAAGAACTTTAAAACGCGTAAAGCCTATGACTCTGCTCAGGCCAAAAACCCGTCATCCTGGAATTTTTTGGATAAAGCATTTGCTTATAAGTTATTTGAACTGAAAGAAAAAGGAGCAAAAAAAGGCGATATCCTGCGAAATCTGATCGAAACCTCTCTTCATAATTTACCAAAAGCCCTCTTTCTTTACCTGCCTGTTTTTGCCTTCTTTTTGTGGATTTTTCATAATAAAAAAAAGTGGTGGTATTTTGAACATGGCGTTTTTACTTTGCATTATTTTTCTTTTCTACTGTTAAATATTTTGTGCGTCACTTTTCTCTTCAAACTTGTTGGTTTAACAGAAAGTGACTTTCTGAACAGACTCCTTTATGTGATTATTTCCGGCATGATTGTTTACTCCATGCTGTATTTTTTCATTGCGCATCGCCGCGTGTATCATTTTCATGGATTCACAAGTTTTATCGTGGGCTGCATATTATTCCTGGTTAATTTTTTCGCTTTTACAATGGTGGTGATTGGTTTGGGAATAGTGAGCTTTTTAATGATTCATTAATAATAACCGATTTCTATCAACTTATGAAAGAAGAAATAAAGTGAAGTTCTAACCCCGATGGAAGAGAAAATCTTTTTTCGGGAAAGGTTTAGGGCGGCAAAAAAGATTGCAACGGACAGCGGGACCAGGTTTCGAGTAAGAAACAAATGGTGAAGTTCCTAAAAAAATCTTCAAATGAGAATAATCGGAATAAAAAAGAACGGACCAATAGCCCGTTCTTTAAAATAATATTGAATTGACTGTTATTTTTTGATCAAACCTAACTCAATCAGTCTTTCGTGCAGGAATTCTCCCGCAGTCGTGTCTTCATACAATTTAGGATGTTCTTCATCCACACAGTTTTCCAAAGCGTTCAGCGGCATTTCGCTCACGGGATGCATAAAAAATGGGATGGAATATCTGGAAGTTCCCCACAATTCTCGTGGTGGATTTACAACCTGGTGAATGGTAGATTTCAATTTGTTATTGGTGTGTCGCGACAGCATATCGCCCACATTGATCATCAGTTCGTCGGGTTGTGCAATCGCATCAATCCATTCGCCGTCATGATTCATGACCTGCAGACCTTTTCCCTGAGCGCCCATTAAAAGGGTAATCAAATTAATATCGCCATGTGCCGCTGCACGAACCGCATTGTCAGGCTCCTGCGTAATCGGAGGATAATGAATTGGTCTTAAAATAGAATTACCTTCCGTCACATATTTGTCGAAGTAAAACTCATCTAAACCAAGATGAAGTGCTAATGCTCTCAGAACATAAATCCCGGTTTTCTCCAGCATTTTAAAGGCTTCTTTACCGACCTTATTAAAATTAGGGTTCTCCGAAACTTCTACGTTAGCGGGATATTCATTGGCGTATTTCGAACCTTCTTCAAGATATTGCCCGAAGTGCCAAAATTCCTTTAAGTCCCCTTTCTTAAAACCTTTTGCTGTTTCTTTACCGAAACCTACGTAGCCACGCTGTCCACCGATGCCGGGGATCTCGTATTTATTTTTGGTTTCGACAGGAAGATCAAAGAATTGCTTGACTTCATCATAAAGATCATCAACCAGTTTCTCATCCAGAAAGTGACCTTTCAGAGCGACAAAGCCGATTTCTTCGTATGCTTTTCCGATTTCATTTACAAATTTTTGTTTGCGTTCCGGTGTACCCGAAAGGAAATCACGCAAATCCACGCTTGGGATTTGTTTCATATTGTTTGATTAAGAATTCAGAGGCAAATTTAATATTTTTTAGATTAAAATTTTTATTATGAGTAAATTTGCAGCAATCCCCTCAGAATATGAAACAATTCTCTTCCAAACGAAGCATCCAAATATTAGCGCATCTGCTAAAAGAATACGAAATTTACGATATTGTAATATCGCCGGGCTCCCGAAATGCACCTTTAGCAATTCACTTTTCGGAAACAGACGATTTTAACTGTTACAGCATTATTGATGAAAGAAGTGCAGGTTTTGTCGGAATGGGAATGGCAAAAAGTATTAAAAAGCCCGTGGCAATTACGTGTACGAGCGGTTCTGCTGCCGCAAATTATTATCCGCCAATTACTGAAGCTTTTTATCAAAACACTCCACTACTCGTTTTAACTGCAGATCGCCCCACAGATTATGTGGATATTTTTGACGGGCAAACGATTAGGCAGAAAGATCTTTATCAACAGCATTCGTATGGAGATTTTCAGTTATTGGAAGATTCTGCAGAAAATGCAGACGATGAAAATTTCGCAATTATAAAAAAAGCCATTGAAGTTTGCTTTGAAAAGAAAGGTCCGGTTCATATCAATATTCCTTTGGAGGAACCTTTATATGAGATGGTTTCTGAGCTTCCGCATTTTCCTTCGGTGGAAAAAACAATTCGGGAAAATGTTTATGACTTGCCGCCAAATTTAGTCGCAGAATGGAATACTTCTAAAAGAATTTTGATTCTCGTAGGAACCAGAGATCATAGTGAAGAACTTGAAATGCAGTTATCTCAATTGGTTAAAAACCACAGTGTTGTGGTATTAAAAGAAGCCAATTCTAATTTAAAGCACGAAAAATTCTTTGCTCACATCGACCGCTATATTTTTAATTTTAGTGAAGAAGAATATAAAATGTATGCGCCCGATTTGCTAATTACGGTGGGCCAGAACGTTGTTTCTAAAAAAGTGAAACAGTTTTTGCGAAAAGCAAATCCGAAAAGCCACTGGCATATTGACGAAGTTTGGCATCCTGACACGTTTTTTTCTTTAACTGAAAAAGTAAAGACAGCGCCGGAGAAATTCTTTGGGAAATTACTGAATTTCATAGCATTGGAACCAAGTCCTTATTTTAATTTATGGGATGTTCTTCGGGATAAAAGAGATCTGAAGCACAAAGAATATTGTGTGAGCGCCGGTTTTTCAGATTTTAAATTTTTTGAAATTCTGTCCCAAAAATTACCTGAGAATATCAGTTTACATATCAGCAATTCCTCCGCAATCCGTTATGCCCAACTTTTTGACTTTCAGAAAAACAACGTTTACTGTAACCGCGGAACGAGCGGAATCGATGGCTCCACTTCCACTGCGATGGGATTTGCGATGAAAGACGAAAAACAAACCGTTTTAGTGACCGGAGACATGAGTTTCTTTTACGATATTAATGGATTGTGGAATAACTATATACCGCCTTACACGCGAATTATCGTATTCAATAACGGCGGCGGTGATATTTTTAAAATTATTCCGGGACCAAGCTCTACCAATGCTCTGGATGAATTTATCCTTACAAAACATCATAAAAATGCCGAGCATGTAGCCAAGCATTTTGGTTTTGCCTACACCAAAGTTGATGATGAAGACACGCTATTACGCGTTTTGGATAACTTCTTTAAACACGATGAAAAAGCAAAAATCCTGGAGATCGATACTTCACACATTGAAAATGCAGAAGTTCTGAAACAATATTTTGAATTTTTAAAATAGACCTTTTAATATCAGATCGAGGTTTCCTCGGATTTCTTCGGCAAATTTTTAATTTTTGAAAGTGGGTAAACTACAACATCATCAAACTCATTCAAAGCATTAATAAGCTGAAAGTGAGAATATTCACTCAATGTTTGCAAAGTAATTTCGGCTTCTTTAATTTTCTTTGTTTTCAGTAAATGCTGTCGTTGAACACCATTTAGCAAATAGGTCGTTGGCGTAAACCACTCTTTTCCCTTTTTAAATAAGAGGTTAGAATAAGACGAATCGGTTATATGATTGTTTTTAACAACGATTATTTCCGCAGCCTTTGAAAGGATTTTCATTTTTTCGAGTTCTTTACGCTCTTCAAATTTGAAAGAAAAATCATAAATATTATTCTCTACAAGCTGAAAATCGGCGATTTCAGATATGGCGTAGGGAATCAGTTGCGTGCGGTACTTTCCGGTCAGATCGTAGGTGATCTTAAATTTGTACAAACCATCTTCATCATGTTCCAGACTTTTAAAAATTGCTGCTAAATCTAGAGGTTCTGCTTTGCCGAAATAGGAAAACGTTTCATTAACGCGTTTTTGATGCTGATCTAACAGAAATAATTTCTTGTCTTCTACTTTAATACTTTCAATGAATTGGGACATAAATTTTATTTTTCATTTCTTGATGTTCGTCGGCAAAATTACTCAAATGGGTGATGCCACCACCACTTTTAAAATAAAGTTTTTCATTTTCTTTTTCAATGAACCGAATCATGACACAAGAGTCCAAATTTTCACCGTCAAACCAGCCACAAACTCCGGTGTAAAAACCACGTTCATAGCTTTCTGCATCTAAAATTATTTCTAAAGTTTTGGGTTTTGGCGCGCCAAGAATTGAACCCGCCGGAAGTAAGGTTTTCATCAAACTGCCTATTTTGTTTTGAAATTCAGGTTTGAGCTTTCCGGAAATTTCCGAACTCATGGCGTACAGATTCTTCTGCTTTGTTTTTATGAAATCAATTCTTTGAAATTCATTCACCTGCACCTCATCAGCGACCATGCTTAGGTCATTTCGTAAAAGATCAACCACCGTATAATGTTCTGCTTTTTCCTTGATATCACTTTTTAAAACTTCTATGGCATTTTCCTTTGAGGCATCAATTGTCCCTTTCATTGGATGCGTAAAAACCTCATTATCAATGATCTCAACAAAAGTTTCAGGGGAAAAACAGACAAATTGATCTTTGTAAAGTATTTTGTATTTCGCTTTCGATAAATAGAAAATTTCTTTTAAACTAAGGTTGATCTCAATTTCTGTTTTGCAGGTGTAATTGGTAAGATAAGAATTGCCTAACCTAATTTCCCGTTGCACTTTATCAAAACCCCGGCGGTATATTTCCCTACTTTCCGGAAATGCTTTAAGATGAATTTCCCGACTTTCGATTAAGGGCTCATTTGCATTTGTATATGATTTAAAATCAATAAGTAAACCATTTTTGTCTAGTGCACTTTCTTCGAAAACTTCTACTTTTTGTACCAAAAAATCAATCATAAAAAAGAAGGGAACTTTCTTTTGGGAAAGCTCGTCCATTTTATGAAAGTTAGGATGAACATTTTTTAGCATGGCGCAAAAATACTCTTTTTGATAATTATCATAACCTTTTCCCTATTTTTGCGCCATGGAAAATAATTACCCGCAAAAAGCCGGCTTAGAGCAAATTTTAAAGGCAGCTTTTTTTTACTGGAACAAAACTTTATTTTATCAACTCGCTTTCAGTCTGTTGTATTTTTCACTTTTCTTCCTGGGATATTTTTATCTCTTCCGTTATTTCGGTTTGTGGGATGAACTGAACCAGCACCGGGAACTGCTCCAAACCGATTTCCCTGCTTTTAATAAAAAAGTTGAAGAAATTGCAAGGTTGCCACAAGCTCAGGGATTTATTTTGGGAATCTTCTTTCTGTTTGGTATTCTGAACCCTTTGAATGTTGGCTTTTACAAAATCTACCGAAAAATCGATCTTAAAGAAAAAGTGGTAATGAATGATCTGTTTGCAGGATATTTAGGTTTTACCTTCTTTAAGTTTTTTGGATTCTATTTATTCTGGACTATTATTTTCTCTTATGCGAACGCTCTCTTTTTGCTGGGATTTGTCTGGATTTTTATCACCCTGTTTTCGGTTCCACTCATGTTTTTTATGAATGTGAATACTTTTCAAGGAATAAAATTGACCATTTCGGGCCTTAAGAAAGACTTTACGACGATTTTCATCGCCGTTATTATTGGGATACTATTCAGTTTATCGGGTCTTATATTGTTTGGATTTGGATTTCTTCTGACTTTTCCTTTTTGGCATGCCATCATCTACACCTTATACCAAAATTTATTCAAGGAAAACGCATAGATTTTCAATTATTTTACTAATTTTATAATTAATAATCTATAAATTTGAAAACATTAAAAAAAATAAAACTATGGAGACTTTTCAACAATTTGACCAACCTATAGGACCGGAAAAATCGACGGGTGCAATTATTTCGCACGCATTTGATATTTACAAAGGCGTGTTTTTATATGCTGTCGGTGCGTTATTGATATCGCTGGTCATTTCGTTTCTGATTCAGCCGCTTTCAGGATTTAATTCCTCTGAGTTTGTGGAGGAAATCCAGACCTCACCCGAAACTTTGTCTACCACCATGTGGTCTATTCCGGGATTTAAAGCCTATTATGGATTATCAGGATTGGTAAGTTTGCTCATGACGCCGCTGTATGTTGGAGTAATTTACGTCGCCAATAAATACAATTTAAAAGAACCGATGAGTTTTTCTGATATGTTCATTGGGTTCAAACAGAACTTTTTAAACATTATTATTTACGCCCTTATTTCGAGCATCGTGATCGGAATTTCATTTACATTATGCGTTATTCCAGCTTTCTTCGTGGTGCCATTTTTCATGTTGGGATATCCTATTTTATTATTTGAGAACGCCTCTTTTTCAGAAGCCCTAAGTAAATCATTTACTATTGCCAAAGATAACTACGGAACATTCTTAGGAGCTTCGGCTTTGGGAATTTTAATCAGTTTCGCGGGTGTATTTCTTTGTGGAATCGGAATCGTTTTCACGGCGTTATTTTTAATGGTTGTGATGTACTCTACTTATTGTGCATTCTGTGGAAGGCCGCGACCACTGGCAATTAATAAATAAAATTATTCTTTAAATACTATTGCATTACCGCTGTCTTGTTGAAAACTCCGATAGCGGTTCGCAAATTCACTTCGAAACCATGCCTAATAAAACCAATCAAATAAGTTCAGAAAAGATCAAGCAGGTTCTCCTACTTTTGGTCATCATTGTTATGGGCGGATTAATCTGCTACCATTTGGCACTGTTTATTCCATCTGTTTTAGGAGCGATTACGCTTTATATTATCTCACGTAAATACAATCTTTATTTACAGGAAGAGCTTAACTGGAAACCATGGGCGGCTTCATTAGTGATTATTTTAGCAACGCTGATAATGCTGATTTTACCAGTTTATTTCATTGTAGACTTATTGATTGAGAAGTTAGGAAACGCATCTGTCTATATGGAAAAATTCAATGTTTTTATTGATAAAATTCACGACTTTATCTACT
This DNA window, taken from Kaistella carnis, encodes the following:
- a CDS encoding aminodeoxychorismate synthase component I, with the protein product MDELSQKKVPFFFMIDFLVQKVEVFEESALDKNGLLIDFKSYTNANEPLIESREIHLKAFPESREIYRRGFDKVQREIRLGNSYLTNYTCKTEIEINLSLKEIFYLSKAKYKILYKDQFVCFSPETFVEIIDNEVFTHPMKGTIDASKENAIEVLKSDIKEKAEHYTVVDLLRNDLSMVADEVQVNEFQRIDFIKTKQKNLYAMSSEISGKLKPEFQNKIGSLMKTLLPAGSILGAPKPKTLEIILDAESYERGFYTGVCGWFDGENLDSCVMIRFIEKENEKLYFKSGGGITHLSNFADEHQEMKNKIYVPIH
- the menD gene encoding 2-succinyl-5-enolpyruvyl-6-hydroxy-3-cyclohexene-1-carboxylic-acid synthase — encoded protein: MKQFSSKRSIQILAHLLKEYEIYDIVISPGSRNAPLAIHFSETDDFNCYSIIDERSAGFVGMGMAKSIKKPVAITCTSGSAAANYYPPITEAFYQNTPLLVLTADRPTDYVDIFDGQTIRQKDLYQQHSYGDFQLLEDSAENADDENFAIIKKAIEVCFEKKGPVHINIPLEEPLYEMVSELPHFPSVEKTIRENVYDLPPNLVAEWNTSKRILILVGTRDHSEELEMQLSQLVKNHSVVVLKEANSNLKHEKFFAHIDRYIFNFSEEEYKMYAPDLLITVGQNVVSKKVKQFLRKANPKSHWHIDEVWHPDTFFSLTEKVKTAPEKFFGKLLNFIALEPSPYFNLWDVLRDKRDLKHKEYCVSAGFSDFKFFEILSQKLPENISLHISNSSAIRYAQLFDFQKNNVYCNRGTSGIDGSTSTAMGFAMKDEKQTVLVTGDMSFFYDINGLWNNYIPPYTRIIVFNNGGGDIFKIIPGPSSTNALDEFILTKHHKNAEHVAKHFGFAYTKVDDEDTLLRVLDNFFKHDEKAKILEIDTSHIENAEVLKQYFEFLK
- a CDS encoding isopenicillin N synthase family dioxygenase; its protein translation is MKQIPSVDLRDFLSGTPERKQKFVNEIGKAYEEIGFVALKGHFLDEKLVDDLYDEVKQFFDLPVETKNKYEIPGIGGQRGYVGFGKETAKGFKKGDLKEFWHFGQYLEEGSKYANEYPANVEVSENPNFNKVGKEAFKMLEKTGIYVLRALALHLGLDEFYFDKYVTEGNSILRPIHYPPITQEPDNAVRAAAHGDINLITLLMGAQGKGLQVMNHDGEWIDAIAQPDELMINVGDMLSRHTNNKLKSTIHQVVNPPRELWGTSRYSIPFFMHPVSEMPLNALENCVDEEHPKLYEDTTAGEFLHERLIELGLIKK
- a CDS encoding tryptophanase; the encoded protein is MKLPYAEPFKIKMVEEIRQSTPAEREEWLKKANYNLFNLKSSQVFIDLLTDSGTGAMSDQQWGAMMTGDESYAGSKSFEKLHETVQSITGYQYLLPTHQGRAAENVLFSVLVKDGDVIPGNSHFDTTKGHIEIRKAHAIDCTVDEAFDIEDPHLFKGNIDLKKLEEVYKTYPKEKIPFCLITITCNSSGGQPVSLENMRAVKELSDRYGIPIYFDSARFAENAYFIKMREKGQENRTIKEIAKEAFSYGVGMTMSSKKDGLVNIGGFIALNDAEIFKKASNFTIIFEGFITYGGMAGRDMAALAVGLNEATEFEYLESRISQVEYLGNKLIEFGIPVQKPIGGHAVFIDSLSFLPNIPREEYPAQTLANEIYKEAGIRTVEIGTLLADRDPVTRENRYPKLELVRLAIPRRTYTNNHMDYIAAAIKNVYDRRNEIKKGYKIVWESEILRHFTVQLEKA
- a CDS encoding aminotransferase class IV; this encodes MSQFIESIKVEDKKLFLLDQHQKRVNETFSYFGKAEPLDLAAIFKSLEHDEDGLYKFKITYDLTGKYRTQLIPYAISEIADFQLVENNIYDFSFKFEERKELEKMKILSKAAEIIVVKNNHITDSSYSNLLFKKGKEWFTPTTYLLNGVQRQHLLKTKKIKEAEITLQTLSEYSHFQLINALNEFDDVVVYPLSKIKNLPKKSEETSI
- a CDS encoding DUF3667 domain-containing protein; the encoded protein is MSHGKLREEKNCLNCGHFVAEKFCPNCGQENTETRKPFHYLFTHFVEDLTHYDGQFWGTIKNLLLKPGKLTETYLEGKRQRFVPPVKLYIFISFITFFLFALFPPFHLDFEAKADSKNKKEKTIFAQAAISQTQKIVDSLKAKENKTYEDSVQIEKLSAIVGDSATINNFQEQLNLDKGLEEDFPYKNFKTRKAYDSAQAKNPSSWNFLDKAFAYKLFELKEKGAKKGDILRNLIETSLHNLPKALFLYLPVFAFFLWIFHNKKKWWYFEHGVFTLHYFSFLLLNILCVTFLFKLVGLTESDFLNRLLYVIISGMIVYSMLYFFIAHRRVYHFHGFTSFIVGCILFLVNFFAFTMVVIGLGIVSFLMIH
- a CDS encoding beta-carotene 15,15'-monooxygenase; the protein is METFQQFDQPIGPEKSTGAIISHAFDIYKGVFLYAVGALLISLVISFLIQPLSGFNSSEFVEEIQTSPETLSTTMWSIPGFKAYYGLSGLVSLLMTPLYVGVIYVANKYNLKEPMSFSDMFIGFKQNFLNIIIYALISSIVIGISFTLCVIPAFFVVPFFMLGYPILLFENASFSEALSKSFTIAKDNYGTFLGASALGILISFAGVFLCGIGIVFTALFLMVVMYSTYCAFCGRPRPLAINK